In a single window of the Limnohabitans sp. 2KL-27 genome:
- a CDS encoding DEAD/DEAH box helicase codes for MIDFTSLPVGFDLLRTRVPINFMLSERVIEPFITISRHGDYIVACLAGRRIQRGVEILLTAPSNDHSWVIDGNTIRPLPRDSAALFIKALNGLNPNDVPYREAIRLLRNTDAFLRVVPDESFLKSGATAADELEDTIVVPGLTANLFPYQARGVQWMFKTVRHTGGLILADEMGLGKTLQIIALLLMDTPKPTAPALIVCPTSLIANWVREFSRFANGLSVLVHRGPNRAGIYRGLTTTNIVITTYDTLVNDISIFSAFEWSWVVCDEAQAIKNPDSNRRSVLCSVMRRRSIAMTGTPVENSLLDLWSLTDFVIPGLLGTRQDFETDFPDDVESAKALSSITDPVILKRRVADVAGDLPERLDIDIPLELGDQLGEHYIAVRNEILANYPTAGALVATLQLQLICAHPWLRIKKITADTDGDDAELLRGDAYPLITPKMERTLELLREAFFNGEKVIVFALFNRVGDLLKEAFQGFPTAFWGAINGTTPQEERQPIIDSFTEHNGPGCLILNPKAAGAGLNITAATVVIHFTPVWNPALEAQASARAHRRGQTRPVTVYRLFYKDTVEEVMIDRSLWKSELANESVPVSSRDIDDLKRALEISPL; via the coding sequence GTGATTGACTTCACTAGCCTACCAGTGGGTTTCGATTTATTGCGCACTCGCGTGCCCATTAATTTCATGCTTTCAGAACGCGTGATCGAACCCTTCATTACGATCAGTCGACATGGCGATTACATAGTGGCGTGCCTAGCTGGGCGTCGCATTCAACGCGGAGTGGAGATACTACTCACAGCGCCGAGCAACGACCATTCATGGGTTATAGATGGCAATACGATTCGCCCTCTTCCACGTGATTCGGCAGCCCTCTTCATAAAGGCGCTGAATGGATTAAACCCAAATGATGTTCCATACCGCGAGGCAATAAGGCTTTTACGAAACACTGATGCCTTTTTACGAGTCGTGCCTGACGAATCATTTCTCAAGTCCGGCGCTACTGCAGCAGATGAGCTAGAAGACACGATAGTAGTCCCGGGACTTACAGCAAATCTATTCCCGTATCAGGCACGCGGCGTCCAATGGATGTTCAAGACCGTACGGCATACAGGCGGGCTAATACTCGCCGATGAGATGGGCTTAGGAAAGACTCTGCAAATCATCGCACTACTGCTTATGGATACCCCAAAACCAACAGCACCAGCATTGATTGTTTGCCCCACCAGTCTCATTGCGAACTGGGTTCGCGAATTTTCTCGATTTGCAAACGGCCTAAGTGTTTTAGTGCACCGTGGACCTAACAGGGCTGGCATTTACCGTGGACTCACGACTACGAACATCGTCATCACGACCTATGACACATTGGTCAACGACATTTCGATTTTTTCCGCTTTCGAATGGTCCTGGGTAGTTTGCGACGAAGCACAGGCAATTAAAAATCCTGATTCAAACCGGAGAAGCGTGCTCTGTAGCGTCATGCGGCGGCGGTCCATAGCTATGACTGGAACGCCTGTGGAGAATAGTCTTCTTGACTTGTGGTCATTGACTGACTTTGTTATTCCGGGTCTTCTAGGGACGCGCCAAGACTTTGAAACGGACTTTCCTGATGATGTGGAATCCGCTAAGGCGCTTTCTTCAATCACAGATCCGGTAATTCTCAAACGAAGGGTAGCTGATGTAGCAGGGGATTTACCCGAGCGTCTTGATATAGATATACCGCTTGAGCTTGGTGATCAGTTAGGCGAACACTATATTGCCGTTCGGAATGAAATTTTAGCTAATTACCCCACAGCTGGAGCGCTTGTGGCAACACTACAGCTGCAGCTTATTTGCGCCCACCCTTGGCTTCGCATCAAGAAGATAACCGCAGATACGGACGGCGATGATGCAGAGCTGTTACGCGGCGATGCGTATCCCCTGATAACTCCAAAAATGGAGCGCACTTTAGAGCTTCTCCGAGAAGCCTTCTTTAACGGAGAGAAGGTTATCGTCTTCGCTTTGTTCAACAGGGTTGGCGATTTACTAAAAGAAGCATTCCAAGGCTTCCCGACCGCTTTCTGGGGCGCAATAAATGGAACGACTCCACAAGAGGAGAGGCAACCTATCATCGATAGCTTTACCGAACACAACGGACCAGGTTGCCTTATATTGAATCCGAAAGCTGCCGGAGCAGGACTAAACATAACTGCTGCAACAGTGGTAATTCACTTTACGCCTGTCTGGAATCCAGCCCTTGAGGCACAAGCAAGTGCAAGGGCACACCGCCGAGGACAAACTAGACCTGTCACCGTTTACCGGCTCTTCTACAAAGATACAGTTGAGGAGGTCATGATTGACAGATCTCTTTGGAAAAGCGAGTTGGCCAACGAAAGCGTGCCCGTCTCATCGAGGGATATTGATGACCTTAAGCGTGCACTAGAAATTTCACCTTTATGA
- a CDS encoding ATP-binding protein, which translates to MTNSSIHDDLINEPDAQRLIFGLRDTGYNVKTAAADIIDNAIAAKADKIQVEITLREDGRKLVYFGDNGDGMDSDGVKKALRYGAPERDNPESLGKFGLGLKTASSSVCKKYAVISRKSPTQALSKFGWDLDHVAKQGKWQMLQEPITVDEQEMFEELCGDKGTLIIWEKCDRILTKDYEPGGNKERAAIERLANSLSRHLSLVYHRFLDKTDVRERDVEIWINQTQVQHWNPFYPTRSEQVLPDHQQKLIVELPDGTEEEARIRAWILPHRSDMTKEEEKVHARISNRGQGFYIYREGRLIQEGTWMEVFGAPEPHTSLLRIEFDFGHTLDDAFRIDVKKSHILFHPDLEDGLRELLQPIYREAGQRYRRKTRADANLRGIDHTSANKNIAETDSASKPKVESADTKTQTAVVTNNLGAKIRLKLPVQSNVSPDTIYVDAVESITSGELWQPAFRSASDFGHAPAVLLNKHHDFYQKIYKRAAANGFAVEGMDLLLWAFAVAEQNNTNAELEPIFEDIRSEVSNNLRKLLRLVPDPEPGEFTEED; encoded by the coding sequence ATGACAAATTCATCAATACATGACGACCTCATAAATGAACCAGATGCACAGCGTCTAATCTTTGGTCTGCGCGATACTGGATATAACGTAAAAACCGCAGCAGCAGACATTATTGACAACGCAATAGCTGCAAAAGCGGACAAGATTCAGGTCGAGATCACACTTCGTGAAGATGGCCGCAAGCTGGTCTATTTTGGTGACAACGGCGATGGGATGGACTCGGATGGAGTGAAAAAGGCCCTCCGTTACGGCGCACCGGAACGCGACAATCCAGAAAGCTTAGGAAAATTTGGACTCGGTCTCAAGACAGCATCAAGCTCCGTATGTAAAAAATATGCCGTTATATCCCGTAAGTCACCAACGCAAGCACTCTCGAAATTTGGGTGGGATTTAGATCACGTAGCGAAACAGGGTAAGTGGCAGATGCTCCAAGAACCCATAACGGTGGACGAACAAGAAATGTTCGAGGAGCTGTGCGGAGACAAAGGCACACTTATCATTTGGGAAAAGTGCGACAGAATTCTGACGAAGGACTATGAGCCCGGCGGTAATAAGGAGAGGGCCGCAATCGAGAGGTTAGCGAACAGCCTCAGCCGTCACCTTTCACTCGTGTACCACAGGTTTCTTGACAAGACTGACGTGCGAGAACGAGATGTCGAAATATGGATTAACCAGACTCAGGTTCAACATTGGAACCCTTTTTATCCTACTCGCTCCGAGCAAGTCCTCCCAGATCACCAGCAAAAGTTAATAGTAGAGTTGCCCGATGGAACGGAAGAGGAAGCCCGCATCAGGGCATGGATACTCCCACACCGGAGTGACATGACGAAGGAGGAAGAAAAAGTACATGCTCGCATATCCAACCGCGGGCAGGGCTTCTACATATACCGTGAAGGCCGACTAATTCAAGAGGGTACTTGGATGGAAGTGTTCGGCGCACCAGAGCCGCACACATCGTTACTGCGAATTGAGTTTGATTTCGGCCATACCCTCGATGACGCCTTCAGAATCGACGTCAAGAAGTCACACATACTTTTCCATCCTGACCTAGAGGATGGGCTACGCGAATTGCTCCAGCCGATATATCGAGAGGCTGGACAACGCTATCGCAGGAAAACACGGGCGGATGCGAATTTACGTGGAATCGATCACACCAGCGCGAACAAAAATATTGCTGAGACAGATTCAGCCAGCAAGCCGAAAGTCGAATCAGCCGACACAAAAACGCAGACTGCAGTCGTTACCAATAACTTGGGGGCGAAGATCCGGCTCAAGTTACCTGTTCAAAGCAACGTAAGCCCAGACACCATTTATGTAGATGCTGTTGAGAGCATCACTTCGGGCGAACTTTGGCAACCAGCATTCCGCAGCGCAAGCGATTTTGGACATGCGCCCGCTGTGCTGCTAAATAAGCATCACGACTTTTATCAAAAAATCTATAAACGGGCAGCCGCAAATGGATTTGCGGTCGAGGGAATGGATTTATTGCTTTGGGCATTCGCCGTCGCTGAACAGAACAACACGAACGCAGAGCTTGAGCCGATATTCGAGGACATTCGCAGTGAGGTCTCTAACAACCTGCGCAAGCTTTTACGACTTGTGCCAGACCCCGAGCCGGGCGAATTTACAGAAGAAGACTGA
- a CDS encoding type II toxin-antitoxin system RelE/ParE family toxin — protein sequence MSAVWAVRLAEKAEHDLLDALVWTTDQFGALQADDYLETLTLAFEALTDGPNIVGSKVRDDIGLGIRTLHVARLGRKGRHLVVFRFADGQVIDVIRLLHDSMDLAKHLPD from the coding sequence ATGAGTGCGGTATGGGCAGTTCGGTTGGCAGAAAAGGCCGAGCACGACTTGCTTGACGCGCTTGTTTGGACGACTGATCAGTTCGGTGCACTTCAGGCGGATGACTACCTTGAGACGCTGACGCTCGCATTTGAGGCGCTGACCGATGGCCCCAACATTGTGGGCAGCAAAGTGCGCGACGATATCGGGCTGGGTATTCGGACACTGCATGTCGCACGACTGGGCAGAAAAGGCCGCCATTTGGTGGTTTTCAGGTTTGCGGACGGACAAGTTATCGATGTCATCCGCTTGCTGCATGACAGCATGGATTTGGCCAAGCATTTGCCGGATTGA
- a CDS encoding PIN domain-containing protein, with product MILFETSVISESLKLPVGERKETLRLGLEQRILPFDASASQAYADILSTARAQGRAISILDGYIAATAKRHGFMVATRDASPFEAAGLTVINPWTVQH from the coding sequence ATGATCCTGTTCGAAACCAGCGTCATCTCTGAGTCGCTGAAGCTGCCAGTGGGCGAAAGAAAAGAAACCCTGCGCCTTGGCCTAGAGCAAAGAATCCTGCCTTTTGACGCCAGCGCATCGCAGGCCTATGCAGACATCCTTTCGACAGCCCGCGCCCAGGGCCGCGCCATCTCCATCTTGGATGGCTACATCGCCGCTACCGCGAAGCGACATGGCTTCATGGTGGCCACGCGAGACGCCAGTCCCTTTGAGGCTGCGGGGCTGACCGTGATCAATCCTTGGACGGTTCAACACTGA
- a CDS encoding metallophosphoesterase, which yields MHPGPILFCGDPHGQWQHIIDAALQTHARAVILLGDLEPTRPLHIELEAIWERVWFIHGNHDTDHAGNFANVWHPEVNERQLHGRTVTLPCGTRIAGLGGVFRGAVWYPKDAQAPKFRNREDHARVTPRQDRWQGGVHLKHWSTIYPDEVEQLATLQADILITHEAPGYHEHGFKTLDTLARRMGVRMTVHGHQHDNIDSSAHWEAQGFQSFGVGLRGVMVVD from the coding sequence ATGCACCCCGGCCCCATCCTCTTCTGCGGTGACCCGCACGGCCAATGGCAGCACATCATCGATGCCGCCTTGCAAACCCACGCCCGTGCCGTCATCCTGCTGGGCGATCTGGAGCCAACCCGGCCGCTGCACATCGAGCTGGAAGCCATTTGGGAGCGCGTCTGGTTCATCCACGGCAACCACGACACCGACCACGCGGGCAACTTTGCCAACGTCTGGCACCCAGAGGTGAACGAGCGGCAACTGCACGGCCGTACCGTCACGCTGCCCTGCGGCACACGCATCGCTGGGCTGGGCGGTGTGTTTCGCGGCGCAGTCTGGTACCCCAAAGACGCCCAAGCGCCCAAGTTTCGCAACCGCGAAGACCACGCCCGAGTCACCCCGCGCCAAGACCGCTGGCAAGGCGGCGTGCACCTCAAGCACTGGTCCACCATCTACCCCGACGAGGTGGAACAACTGGCCACCCTGCAAGCCGACATCCTCATCACCCACGAAGCGCCCGGCTACCACGAACACGGATTCAAAACGCTGGACACACTGGCCCGCCGCATGGGCGTGCGCATGACGGTGCACGGCCACCAACACGACAACATTGACAGCAGCGCCCACTGGGAAGCGCAAGGCTTTCAGAGCTTTGGGGTGGGGCTGCGGGGGGTGATGGTGGTGGATTGA
- a CDS encoding TRAP transporter substrate-binding protein: MLKTNKRALLKAVGAAAMVAGLSVAPAWAQAPLVLKMAHVYNPGNIWFETAEAYAKAVEARSGGKVKIQIAASGSTGDWPASIEGLKIGTNDIVLQSIGTLDRYNPLPGLEAYPYLIRDLDHFKKVYFGPVGAEFIEEVAKKSSFRIIGAGYRGARWLTSNKPVKNVNDIKGLKLRVPPLKMYRMTWDMLGASPVPMGAAELFTSMQQGVVDGQENPLEFIDNFKFNEVQKYAIDTRHIIGAMTWIYSDARFKRLPADVQTLLKEEGDKVMLEASDKMAKLESGLRDKLSKSGMQFSDIDREAIRSRLGGIAKEFPDLAPWAAKFAAVK; this comes from the coding sequence ATGTTGAAGACAAACAAACGTGCATTGCTCAAGGCCGTCGGTGCTGCAGCCATGGTGGCTGGCCTTTCTGTTGCCCCAGCTTGGGCGCAGGCACCCCTCGTGCTCAAAATGGCACACGTCTACAACCCTGGGAACATCTGGTTTGAGACCGCTGAGGCTTATGCCAAAGCGGTCGAGGCACGCTCGGGTGGCAAGGTGAAGATCCAGATCGCAGCCAGCGGCTCGACCGGCGATTGGCCTGCCTCGATCGAGGGCCTGAAGATCGGCACCAACGACATCGTGCTGCAGTCCATCGGAACGCTGGACCGCTACAACCCGCTGCCCGGTCTGGAGGCGTACCCTTATTTGATCCGTGACCTCGATCACTTCAAGAAGGTTTACTTTGGCCCGGTGGGCGCCGAGTTCATTGAAGAGGTGGCCAAGAAGAGCTCGTTCCGGATCATTGGCGCAGGCTATCGCGGCGCACGTTGGCTGACGTCCAACAAGCCGGTCAAGAATGTCAACGACATCAAGGGTCTGAAGCTGCGCGTGCCGCCCCTGAAGATGTACCGAATGACCTGGGACATGCTGGGCGCGAGCCCCGTTCCGATGGGCGCCGCCGAGCTGTTCACTTCGATGCAGCAGGGCGTGGTGGACGGCCAAGAGAACCCGCTGGAGTTCATTGACAACTTCAAGTTCAACGAAGTCCAGAAATACGCGATCGACACCCGGCACATCATCGGCGCGATGACCTGGATCTATTCGGACGCCCGCTTCAAGCGCTTGCCCGCCGATGTGCAGACCCTGCTCAAGGAAGAGGGCGACAAGGTGATGCTCGAAGCCAGCGACAAGATGGCGAAATTGGAAAGCGGTTTGCGTGACAAGCTCTCCAAGTCGGGCATGCAGTTCAGCGACATTGACCGTGAGGCGATCCGCAGCCGACTCGGTGGCATCGCGAAAGAGTTCCCGGACCTGGCCCCTTGGGCCGCCAAGTTCGCGGCTGTCAAGTGA
- the dcm gene encoding DNA (cytosine-5-)-methyltransferase — protein sequence MKLTTEDTSTFDTYLEAAQKAHPEMDLAKRLGTTARTLRRWKSGEVAAPQLAVEELQRLLNFGPITSGNGDFTFIDLFAGVGGIRVAFESIGGECVFTSEWDDYAQKTYAANFPGGHAINGDITQIAEEDIPDHDVLLGGFPCQPFSIAGVSKKNALGRAHGFSDETQGTLFFDVARIIAKKRPKAFLLENVKNLQSHDKGRTFDVIRRTLQDALGYQIFFKVIDGAHYVPQHRERILIVGFRDPAPFDWEHVALPEKGTRTLSEILHKKTGEPFIETDGDRFYDHQAKKVLDKYTLTDNLWAYLQNYKKKHQEAGNGFGFGMVTGESVTRTLSARYYKDGSEILLSQGSKKNPRRLTPRECARLMGFPDSFKIPVSDMRAYKQFGNSVVVPVMTAVAEAMRAHLVVPSTTEQKSRQCKV from the coding sequence ATGAAACTCACGACTGAAGACACCAGCACATTTGACACGTACCTTGAGGCAGCCCAAAAAGCGCACCCAGAAATGGACTTGGCTAAACGGCTTGGTACAACCGCTCGGACACTCAGACGTTGGAAATCAGGAGAAGTCGCGGCACCTCAACTAGCCGTTGAGGAATTGCAACGGTTACTAAACTTCGGACCAATAACCAGCGGAAACGGAGATTTCACGTTCATCGATTTATTCGCAGGCGTTGGCGGTATCAGAGTTGCCTTCGAATCAATCGGTGGCGAGTGCGTCTTTACCAGTGAGTGGGACGACTACGCACAAAAAACCTATGCCGCCAACTTCCCGGGTGGACACGCCATCAACGGTGACATCACACAAATTGCCGAAGAAGACATTCCGGATCACGATGTCTTGTTGGGCGGCTTTCCATGTCAACCTTTTTCCATAGCCGGTGTTTCAAAGAAAAACGCATTGGGTCGGGCGCATGGCTTTTCAGACGAGACACAAGGAACGCTTTTTTTCGATGTGGCACGGATCATCGCTAAAAAACGCCCAAAAGCTTTTCTGCTTGAGAACGTCAAAAACCTTCAGTCGCATGACAAAGGCCGGACCTTTGATGTGATACGCAGAACACTGCAGGACGCATTAGGCTATCAGATCTTTTTCAAGGTAATCGATGGCGCGCACTATGTTCCGCAACATCGGGAACGCATTCTCATTGTCGGCTTCCGCGATCCCGCTCCATTCGATTGGGAGCACGTCGCGTTACCAGAAAAAGGCACTCGAACATTGAGTGAAATCCTCCACAAAAAAACGGGTGAGCCTTTTATCGAGACGGACGGAGACCGTTTTTATGACCACCAAGCCAAGAAGGTCCTCGACAAATACACCCTGACCGATAACCTCTGGGCGTACCTTCAAAACTACAAAAAGAAACATCAGGAAGCTGGCAATGGATTCGGCTTCGGAATGGTGACTGGTGAAAGCGTTACACGCACATTGTCTGCTCGCTACTACAAGGATGGATCTGAAATCCTTCTTAGCCAAGGCAGCAAGAAAAACCCACGCCGCTTGACACCACGCGAATGTGCCCGCCTCATGGGATTTCCCGACAGTTTCAAAATTCCCGTATCGGATATGCGGGCTTACAAACAATTTGGCAATTCGGTTGTTGTGCCGGTCATGACAGCTGTTGCCGAAGCAATGCGTGCGCACCTTGTTGTGCCGAGCACCACCGAACAAAAGTCCCGCCAATGCAAAGTCTGA
- a CDS encoding TRAP transporter small permease: MRIERALDVILGLMLLTVALVLFYQVFGRYVIGRAPAWTEEVARMLVAWMAMLGTGACLRNGGHISVGALVNAVPPRISVVLLAVRDVLVMATAGVMAWAGVRFALLNADQDSAALEIPMSIPYSAMAVGAVLMALVLTLARLGGQTPAVDSIMPVE; this comes from the coding sequence ATGCGCATCGAGCGCGCCCTCGATGTGATCCTGGGCCTGATGCTGCTGACGGTCGCCTTGGTCCTTTTCTACCAAGTGTTCGGGCGCTACGTGATTGGCCGTGCGCCCGCTTGGACCGAGGAGGTCGCGCGGATGTTGGTCGCATGGATGGCCATGCTGGGCACCGGCGCGTGTTTGCGCAACGGCGGTCATATATCGGTGGGGGCGCTGGTCAATGCGGTGCCACCGCGCATCAGTGTGGTGTTGCTCGCTGTCCGGGATGTGCTGGTGATGGCCACCGCCGGCGTGATGGCTTGGGCCGGCGTGCGCTTTGCGCTGCTCAACGCCGACCAAGACTCGGCCGCGCTGGAAATTCCGATGTCGATCCCTTATTCGGCGATGGCTGTGGGCGCGGTGCTGATGGCGCTCGTGCTCACGCTGGCGCGACTGGGCGGTCAGACGCCAGCCGTCGATTCGATCATGCCCGTGGAGTGA
- a CDS encoding type II toxin-antitoxin system ParD family antitoxin — protein MPTRNVVLTDHQAALVEQLVQSGRYQNASEVLREGLRMVEQRDAEDAYRLAVLRKAAQEGIADIDAGRFKTFESKQGLRDHMQGIAAKVRTVQ, from the coding sequence ATGCCCACCCGAAATGTCGTGCTGACTGATCACCAAGCTGCGCTGGTCGAGCAGCTGGTCCAAAGTGGCCGCTATCAAAATGCCAGCGAAGTTCTGCGTGAGGGGCTGCGCATGGTGGAGCAGCGAGACGCCGAAGACGCTTATCGACTTGCGGTTTTGAGAAAAGCAGCCCAAGAGGGCATTGCGGATATCGACGCGGGGCGATTCAAGACTTTTGAATCCAAGCAAGGCTTGCGCGATCACATGCAGGGCATTGCAGCCAAAGTGCGCACTGTCCAATGA
- a CDS encoding PolC-type DNA polymerase III, with translation MTPIAIIDFETTGISPNMGDRATEVAIVMLEGGQVVDRYQSLMNAGVRVNSFITQLTGITNEMVQAAPPAEQVMREAARFVGGRPMVAHNAAFDKKFWQAELARCGQDGSQAFACTLLLSRRLYPQAPNHKLGTLAALHHLPSSGRAHRALADAEMAAHLLAQMQHDLKTRYGCTQADHALLMGLQRTSRQRVGSYLAACHAGN, from the coding sequence ATGACCCCCATCGCCATCATCGACTTCGAAACCACTGGCATCTCGCCCAACATGGGCGACCGCGCCACCGAGGTGGCCATCGTCATGCTCGAAGGCGGGCAGGTTGTAGACCGTTACCAGAGCCTGATGAACGCCGGGGTGCGGGTCAACAGTTTCATCACCCAGCTCACGGGCATCACCAACGAGATGGTGCAGGCCGCGCCCCCAGCCGAGCAGGTGATGCGCGAGGCGGCCCGCTTTGTGGGCGGGCGGCCCATGGTGGCGCACAACGCGGCCTTTGACAAAAAGTTCTGGCAGGCGGAGCTGGCCCGTTGCGGGCAAGACGGCTCGCAAGCCTTTGCCTGCACTTTGCTGCTGTCGCGCCGCCTGTACCCGCAAGCGCCCAACCACAAGCTGGGCACGCTGGCGGCGCTGCACCATTTGCCGTCGTCAGGCCGCGCCCACCGGGCCCTGGCCGATGCCGAGATGGCCGCGCATTTGCTGGCGCAGATGCAGCACGACCTGAAAACCCGCTACGGCTGCACCCAGGCCGACCACGCTTTGCTGATGGGCCTGCAACGCACCAGCCGCCAAAGGGTGGGCAGCTACTTGGCAGCTTGTCACGCAGGTAACTGA
- a CDS encoding HNH endonuclease — translation MLAEKKDLILQELENGTGATIGAAADFSNLLSGLKIWFGDLDEKHGPVAVLRRHGLKGHRVCLSFGSFSGEVIAQIRKAPKEDLLLARALVASIPRSIEIDIPGQNLSDWSVTTGGFRIVATVRDLEHPSDDSAVITTCREILVPLMAAMAELIGYDEIDQSDIDEQANFDGAISLSVVQRRERNPRNRLLCIRTHGEFCAVCGLVPKVLYGAAGGIIEVHHLEPLALLVEPKLYDPCTDLIPLCPSCHRAIHTRRPVPFSIEELKAMIGGHRD, via the coding sequence ATGCTAGCGGAGAAGAAGGACCTGATACTTCAGGAGCTTGAAAACGGTACTGGCGCAACCATCGGTGCCGCAGCAGATTTCAGTAACCTGTTATCCGGGTTAAAGATATGGTTTGGTGACCTTGATGAAAAGCATGGTCCCGTTGCTGTACTCCGGCGGCACGGTCTTAAAGGTCACCGCGTCTGTCTCAGCTTTGGCAGCTTTTCCGGCGAAGTGATCGCCCAAATCCGTAAAGCTCCCAAAGAAGATCTTCTGTTGGCACGGGCATTGGTAGCATCAATTCCTCGATCTATTGAAATAGACATACCGGGCCAAAACCTTTCTGATTGGTCGGTGACTACCGGCGGATTTCGAATAGTAGCGACAGTGCGTGATCTCGAGCACCCTAGCGATGACTCAGCGGTAATTACAACTTGTCGCGAAATACTCGTGCCGCTCATGGCTGCAATGGCGGAATTGATTGGATATGACGAGATTGATCAATCCGATATCGACGAACAGGCCAACTTTGATGGAGCCATATCGCTTTCAGTAGTACAGCGCCGTGAGCGCAACCCACGCAACAGACTTTTATGCATTAGAACCCATGGCGAATTTTGCGCAGTATGCGGCTTGGTACCGAAAGTGCTTTATGGAGCTGCTGGTGGGATCATCGAAGTCCACCATCTTGAACCGTTAGCACTACTTGTGGAACCCAAACTCTACGATCCTTGCACAGACCTAATTCCTCTATGTCCAAGCTGTCATCGGGCGATCCACACGAGGCGACCAGTTCCCTTCAGCATTGAAGAACTCAAAGCCATGATTGGGGGGCATCGTGATTGA
- a CDS encoding Arc family DNA-binding protein, whose product MSSITIRNLPEETLRALRVRAALAGRSTEAEVRDILEQAARPEGRIQLGSLLAEIGQQAGGFDLVTERDKTPAKPIVFE is encoded by the coding sequence ATGTCGTCCATCACCATCCGCAACTTGCCCGAAGAAACCCTCAGGGCACTGCGCGTGCGTGCCGCATTGGCCGGGCGCAGCACAGAAGCCGAAGTGCGCGACATTCTGGAGCAAGCTGCCCGCCCGGAAGGGCGTATCCAACTGGGATCTCTGCTGGCCGAAATTGGCCAACAAGCTGGCGGCTTTGACTTGGTCACTGAACGCGACAAGACACCGGCAAAACCCATCGTATTTGAATGA
- a CDS encoding EcoRII N-terminal effector-binding domain-containing protein produces the protein MKKTFNKTLSANDVGTTGGHQGGILIPKKENELRAFLPHLDPSVKNPDAWLECRDENGKVRRFRFVYYNNKLHDPAGTRNEYRITYMTAYFRDMGAREKDIFEISKSDDSSCYNIKIVRQEQPTALATQAVRIKIRTGWQRVH, from the coding sequence ATGAAAAAAACTTTCAATAAGACACTAAGCGCCAACGATGTCGGCACTACAGGTGGACATCAAGGGGGCATATTGATTCCCAAAAAAGAGAATGAACTGCGCGCCTTCCTTCCGCATCTTGATCCTTCTGTAAAAAATCCTGACGCTTGGCTCGAATGCAGGGATGAAAACGGAAAAGTCCGCCGATTTCGGTTTGTTTACTACAACAACAAACTGCATGACCCCGCCGGCACACGAAATGAATATCGCATCACATACATGACTGCTTACTTCCGCGATATGGGGGCTCGCGAGAAAGATATTTTCGAAATCTCAAAGTCAGATGACTCCTCCTGCTACAACATAAAAATAGTCCGCCAAGAGCAACCGACTGCACTCGCCACACAAGCTGTCAGGATCAAGATTCGCACAGGATGGCAACGAGTACATTGA